The following proteins are co-located in the Gloeocapsa sp. PCC 7428 genome:
- a CDS encoding long-chain acyl-[acyl-carrier-protein] reductase: MFGLIGHLTSLEHAQAVAKELGYPEYADQGLDFWCSAPPQIVDTIKVTSITGQIIEGRYVESCFLPEMLASRRIKAATRKVLNAMAHAQKHGINITALGGFSSIIFENFNLYQNRQVRNVRLEFERFTTGNTHTAYIICRQVEQASEKLGIELSKATVAVCGATGDIGSAICRWLDARTDVAELLLIARNQERLQHLQSELGRGKIMSLEEALPQADIIVWVASMPKGMEIDPTTLKQPCLLIDGGYPKNLVTKVQHPGVYVLNGGIVEHSLDIDWRIMSIVNMEVPARQLFACFAESMLLEFEKLYTNFSWGRNQITVEKMEHIGQVSIKHGFRPLLV, translated from the coding sequence ATGTTTGGTCTAATCGGTCATCTTACTAGTTTGGAACACGCCCAAGCAGTAGCTAAAGAGTTAGGCTACCCTGAATACGCAGATCAAGGGCTTGATTTTTGGTGCAGCGCTCCGCCCCAAATCGTCGATACTATCAAAGTTACAAGCATTACTGGGCAAATCATCGAAGGTCGGTACGTTGAGTCATGCTTTCTCCCTGAAATGCTGGCTTCGCGGCGCATCAAGGCAGCAACGCGAAAGGTTCTCAACGCGATGGCTCACGCACAAAAGCATGGAATCAATATTACGGCTTTGGGCGGTTTCTCATCGATTATTTTTGAAAATTTTAACCTTTACCAAAATCGCCAAGTGCGCAACGTGCGGCTAGAGTTTGAGCGGTTTACGACAGGTAACACGCACACAGCTTATATTATTTGTCGTCAAGTTGAACAAGCCTCTGAGAAGCTAGGGATTGAACTCTCGAAAGCAACTGTTGCCGTGTGTGGTGCGACAGGTGACATCGGTAGCGCAATCTGCCGTTGGTTAGACGCGAGAACAGATGTAGCTGAGTTGCTATTAATTGCGCGTAATCAAGAGCGACTACAGCATTTACAATCCGAACTCGGTCGTGGCAAGATTATGAGTTTGGAGGAAGCTTTACCGCAAGCAGACATTATCGTTTGGGTTGCTAGTATGCCCAAGGGTATGGAAATCGATCCAACAACGCTCAAGCAACCTTGTTTATTGATTGATGGAGGCTATCCTAAAAATTTAGTAACCAAAGTACAGCACCCTGGCGTGTATGTGCTTAATGGCGGTATCGTTGAGCATTCGCTTGACATTGACTGGCGAATTATGAGCATAGTTAATATGGAAGTTCCTGCTCGTCAACTCTTTGCTTGTTTTGCTGAGTCAATGCTACTCGAATTTGAAAAGCTGTACACTAACTTTTCTTGGGGACGCAACCAAATTACAGTA